The following coding sequences lie in one Rutidosis leptorrhynchoides isolate AG116_Rl617_1_P2 chromosome 6, CSIRO_AGI_Rlap_v1, whole genome shotgun sequence genomic window:
- the LOC139855895 gene encoding squalene monooxygenase SE1-like, which yields MELKILEQYILGGIVATWLGFALIYFLGLRRSETDDVVELNKQSNELVRSRPQIDGTTDVIIVGAGVAGAALAYSLGKDGRRILAIERDLGLQDRIVGELLQPGGYMKLIDLGLEDSVENIDAQKVLGYALFKEGKSAKLGYPLEKFKRDVSGRSFHNGRFVQRMREKAATVSNVRLEQGTVTSLIEEKGIVKGVRYKTKVGQDITAHAPLTIVCDGCFSNLRRGLCKSEVDIPSTFAALLLNNCEAPYPNHGHVILADPSPILCYRISSTEIRCLVDIPGKKIPSVGNGDMALYLNTRVAPQIPKELRCSFTAAVNEGSIKTMANRSMPAAPQPTPGAILLGDAFNMRHPLTGGGMTVALSDVVILRDLLRPLDNLKDSHVLCNYLDSFYTLRKPVASTINTLAGALYKVFSASPDQARTELRKACFDYLSLGGMFSDGPIALLSGLNPKPTSLVLHFFSVAIFGVGRLLLPFPSPQRTLLGARLIADASGIIFPILKAEGAAQMFLPSANPAYYKSPFLH from the exons atggagttgAAAATATTAGAACAGTACATATTAGGAGGAATTGTTGCAACCTGGCTAGGTTTTGCTTTGATCTATTTCTTAGGTTTGAGGAGGAGTGAAACGGATGATGTTGTAGAATTGAATAAACAATCGAATGAGTTGGTGCGGTCTAGGCCACAAATTGATGGAACCACTGATGTTATTATCGTAGGTGCTGGGGTTGCAGGTGCCGCTCTTGCCTATAGCCTTGGCAAA gatggcCGGCGAATTCTTGCGATAGAAAGAGATCTGGGATTACAAGATAGGATTGTTGGTGAGTTGCTTCAACCTGGTGGGTACATGAAGTTAATTGACTTGGGCTTAGAAG actCTGTAGAAAACATCGATGCTCAAAAGGTGTTGGGATATGCTTTATTCAAGGAGGGTAAGAGCGCTAAATTGGGTTACCCATTGGAGAAGTTCAAAAGAGATGTTTCAGGCAGGAGTTTTCACAATGGACGATTTGTTCAACGTATGCGTGAGAAAGCTGCAACAGTCTCAAA TGTGAGACTAGAACAAGGAACAGTGACCTCTCTTATTGAAGAGAAAGGGATAGTGAAAGGTGTGCGTTACAAGACGAAAGTGGGTCAAGATATCACGGCACATGCACCCCTAACTATTGTCTGTGATGGCTGCTTTTCAAATCTAAGACGCGGTCTCTGCAAGTCTGAG GTCGATATCCCATCTACTTTTGCAGCTTTACTTTTGAACAACTGTGAGGCTCCATACCCAAATCACGGACATGTTATTTTAGCAGACCCTTCACCAATTTTATGCTATCGTATCAGCAGCACTGAGATTAGATGTTTGGTTGATATTCCTGGTAAGAAGATCCCTTCTGTTGGCAATGGTGATATGGCACTTTATCTCAACACTAGAGTCGCTCCTCAG ATCCCCAAGGAGCTGCGATGTAGCTTCACTGCCGCAGTGAATGAGGGAAGCATAAAAACGATGGCTAATAGAAGCATGCCGGCTGCACCACAACCGACACCAGGTGCAATCTTACTTGGGGATGCATTCAATATGCGGCATCCTTTAACAGGAGGAGGAATGACTGTCGCTTTATCTGATGTTGTCATTCTCCGTGATCTTCTTCGACCTCTTGACAATCTTAAAGACTCACATGTCCTCTGCAACTATCTCGACTCTTTTTACACCTTGCGCAag CCGGTGGCATCCACAATAAACACTTTAGCTGGAGCCTTGTACAAGGTGTTTTCAGCATCACCTGATCAAGCAAGGACCGAACTGCGGAAAGCATGTTTCGACTACTTGAGCCTTGGTGGGATGTTCTCAGATGGTCCGATTGCCCTATTATCTGGTTTGAACCCCAAGCCAACCAGCTTGGTACTTCATTTCTTTTCGGTTGCCATCTTTGGTGTTGGTCGCTTGTTACTTCCATTTCCATCACCACAACGCACTTTGCTAGGTGCTAGATTGATTGCG GATGCTTCAGGCATCATTTTCCCCATTCTTAAAGCCGAAGGAGCTGCACAAATGTTCTTACCGTCAGCAAATCCAGCATATTATAAATCGCCTTTTCTGCATTGA